From Aptenodytes patagonicus chromosome 1, bAptPat1.pri.cur, whole genome shotgun sequence, one genomic window encodes:
- the PDHA1 gene encoding pyruvate dehydrogenase E1 component subunit alpha, somatic form, mitochondrial isoform X2 — MRKMLLAALSRVLQGPAAAAAAAAGRTASRVVVASRNYADFASEATFEIKKCDLHRLEEGPSTTAVMTREEGLHYYKTMQTIRRMELKSDQLYKQKIIRGFCHLYDGQEACCVGLEVAIKPTDHVITAYRVHGFTYARGVPVREILAELTGRKGGCVKGKGGSMHMYTKNFYGGNGIVGAQVPLGAGIALACKYFGKNEVCLTLYGDGAANQGQIFETYNMAALWKLPCVFICENNRYGMGTSVERAAASTDYYKRGDFIPGLRVDGMDVLCVREAAKFAAEYCRAGKGPILMELQTYRYHGHSMSDPGISYRTREEIQEVRSKSDPITLLKDRMVNNNLASIEELKEIDVAVRKEIEEAAQFATTDPEPPLEELGNHIYCNEPPFEVRGPNQWIRYKSVS, encoded by the exons ATGCGCAAGATGCTGCTGGCCGCGCTCTCCCGGGTGCTGCAGGgtccggctgccgccgccgccgccgccgccgggaggaCG gcatctcGAGTGGTGGTAGCATCACGTAACTATGCAGACTTTGCAAGTGAAGCTACATTCGAAATTAAG AAATGTGACCTCCATCGCCTGGAAGAAGGCCCTAGTACCACAGCAGTGATGACTCGAGAGGAGGGGCTCCATTACTACAAGACAATGCAGACCATACGACGCATGGAGCTGAAGTCTGACCAGCTGTACAAGCAGAAGATTATTCGTGGCTTCTGCCACTTGTATGATGGTcag GAGGCTTGCTGTGTGGGGCTTGAAGTTGCCATAAAGCCTACAGACCATGTGATAACAGCTTACAGAGTTCATGGCTTTACCTATGCACGGGGAGTGCCTGTTCGAGAAATTCTCGCTGAACTTACAG GTCGCAAAGGAGGATGtgtgaagggaaaaggaggatcAATGCATATGTATACCAAAAACTTCTATGGTGGCAATGGTATTGTTGGTGCTCAG GTTCCTCTTGGAGCTGGGATTGCGCTGGCCTGTAAATACTTCGGTAAAAACGAAGTCTGTTTGACGTTATATGGGGATGGTGCAGCCAATCAG ggCCAGATATTTGAAACGTACAATATGGCCGCCTTATGGAAGTTGCCTTGTGTTTTTATCTGTGAGAACAATCGGTATGGAATGGGGACTTCGGTTGAAAGAGCGGCAGCCAGTACTGACTACTACAAAAGAGGAGACTTCATTCCAGGGCTCAGG GTGGATGGCATGGATGTTCTCTGTGTTCGAGAGGCGGCAAAGTTTGCAGCTGAGTACTGTAGAGCTGGAAAA ggtcCTATTCTGATGGAGTTACAGACATACCGTTACCATGGCCACAGTATGAGTGACCCTGGAATAAG CTATCGTACTAGAGAAGAAATTCAAGAAGTGAGAAGCAAAAGTGATCCCATTACTTTGCTGAAGGACAGAATGGTCAACAATAACCTTGCTAGCATTGAAGAATTAAAG GAAATTGATGTGGCAGTAAGGAAGGAGATTGAGGAAGCTGCTCAGTTTGCTACCACTGACCCAGAGCCACCATTGGAAGAACTAGGCAACCACATCTACTGCAATGAGCCACCCTTTGAAGTGCGTGGCCCAAACCAGTGGATAAGGTACAAGTCTGTCAGCTAA
- the PDHA1 gene encoding pyruvate dehydrogenase E1 component subunit alpha, somatic form, mitochondrial isoform X3, whose product MMQSLPGAVSEASRVVVASRNYADFASEATFEIKKCDLHRLEEGPSTTAVMTREEGLHYYKTMQTIRRMELKSDQLYKQKIIRGFCHLYDGQEACCVGLEVAIKPTDHVITAYRVHGFTYARGVPVREILAELTGRKGGCVKGKGGSMHMYTKNFYGGNGIVGAQVPLGAGIALACKYFGKNEVCLTLYGDGAANQGQIFETYNMAALWKLPCVFICENNRYGMGTSVERAAASTDYYKRGDFIPGLRVDGMDVLCVREAAKFAAEYCRAGKGPILMELQTYRYHGHSMSDPGISYRTREEIQEVRSKSDPITLLKDRMVNNNLASIEELKEIDVAVRKEIEEAAQFATTDPEPPLEELGNHIYCNEPPFEVRGPNQWIRYKSVS is encoded by the exons ATGATGCAGAGCTTACCT GGAGCTGTTAGTGAG gcatctcGAGTGGTGGTAGCATCACGTAACTATGCAGACTTTGCAAGTGAAGCTACATTCGAAATTAAG AAATGTGACCTCCATCGCCTGGAAGAAGGCCCTAGTACCACAGCAGTGATGACTCGAGAGGAGGGGCTCCATTACTACAAGACAATGCAGACCATACGACGCATGGAGCTGAAGTCTGACCAGCTGTACAAGCAGAAGATTATTCGTGGCTTCTGCCACTTGTATGATGGTcag GAGGCTTGCTGTGTGGGGCTTGAAGTTGCCATAAAGCCTACAGACCATGTGATAACAGCTTACAGAGTTCATGGCTTTACCTATGCACGGGGAGTGCCTGTTCGAGAAATTCTCGCTGAACTTACAG GTCGCAAAGGAGGATGtgtgaagggaaaaggaggatcAATGCATATGTATACCAAAAACTTCTATGGTGGCAATGGTATTGTTGGTGCTCAG GTTCCTCTTGGAGCTGGGATTGCGCTGGCCTGTAAATACTTCGGTAAAAACGAAGTCTGTTTGACGTTATATGGGGATGGTGCAGCCAATCAG ggCCAGATATTTGAAACGTACAATATGGCCGCCTTATGGAAGTTGCCTTGTGTTTTTATCTGTGAGAACAATCGGTATGGAATGGGGACTTCGGTTGAAAGAGCGGCAGCCAGTACTGACTACTACAAAAGAGGAGACTTCATTCCAGGGCTCAGG GTGGATGGCATGGATGTTCTCTGTGTTCGAGAGGCGGCAAAGTTTGCAGCTGAGTACTGTAGAGCTGGAAAA ggtcCTATTCTGATGGAGTTACAGACATACCGTTACCATGGCCACAGTATGAGTGACCCTGGAATAAG CTATCGTACTAGAGAAGAAATTCAAGAAGTGAGAAGCAAAAGTGATCCCATTACTTTGCTGAAGGACAGAATGGTCAACAATAACCTTGCTAGCATTGAAGAATTAAAG GAAATTGATGTGGCAGTAAGGAAGGAGATTGAGGAAGCTGCTCAGTTTGCTACCACTGACCCAGAGCCACCATTGGAAGAACTAGGCAACCACATCTACTGCAATGAGCCACCCTTTGAAGTGCGTGGCCCAAACCAGTGGATAAGGTACAAGTCTGTCAGCTAA
- the PDHA1 gene encoding pyruvate dehydrogenase E1 component subunit alpha, somatic form, mitochondrial isoform X1: protein MRKMLLAALSRVLQGPAAAAAAAAGRTGAVSEASRVVVASRNYADFASEATFEIKKCDLHRLEEGPSTTAVMTREEGLHYYKTMQTIRRMELKSDQLYKQKIIRGFCHLYDGQEACCVGLEVAIKPTDHVITAYRVHGFTYARGVPVREILAELTGRKGGCVKGKGGSMHMYTKNFYGGNGIVGAQVPLGAGIALACKYFGKNEVCLTLYGDGAANQGQIFETYNMAALWKLPCVFICENNRYGMGTSVERAAASTDYYKRGDFIPGLRVDGMDVLCVREAAKFAAEYCRAGKGPILMELQTYRYHGHSMSDPGISYRTREEIQEVRSKSDPITLLKDRMVNNNLASIEELKEIDVAVRKEIEEAAQFATTDPEPPLEELGNHIYCNEPPFEVRGPNQWIRYKSVS from the exons ATGCGCAAGATGCTGCTGGCCGCGCTCTCCCGGGTGCTGCAGGgtccggctgccgccgccgccgccgccgccgggaggaCG GGAGCTGTTAGTGAG gcatctcGAGTGGTGGTAGCATCACGTAACTATGCAGACTTTGCAAGTGAAGCTACATTCGAAATTAAG AAATGTGACCTCCATCGCCTGGAAGAAGGCCCTAGTACCACAGCAGTGATGACTCGAGAGGAGGGGCTCCATTACTACAAGACAATGCAGACCATACGACGCATGGAGCTGAAGTCTGACCAGCTGTACAAGCAGAAGATTATTCGTGGCTTCTGCCACTTGTATGATGGTcag GAGGCTTGCTGTGTGGGGCTTGAAGTTGCCATAAAGCCTACAGACCATGTGATAACAGCTTACAGAGTTCATGGCTTTACCTATGCACGGGGAGTGCCTGTTCGAGAAATTCTCGCTGAACTTACAG GTCGCAAAGGAGGATGtgtgaagggaaaaggaggatcAATGCATATGTATACCAAAAACTTCTATGGTGGCAATGGTATTGTTGGTGCTCAG GTTCCTCTTGGAGCTGGGATTGCGCTGGCCTGTAAATACTTCGGTAAAAACGAAGTCTGTTTGACGTTATATGGGGATGGTGCAGCCAATCAG ggCCAGATATTTGAAACGTACAATATGGCCGCCTTATGGAAGTTGCCTTGTGTTTTTATCTGTGAGAACAATCGGTATGGAATGGGGACTTCGGTTGAAAGAGCGGCAGCCAGTACTGACTACTACAAAAGAGGAGACTTCATTCCAGGGCTCAGG GTGGATGGCATGGATGTTCTCTGTGTTCGAGAGGCGGCAAAGTTTGCAGCTGAGTACTGTAGAGCTGGAAAA ggtcCTATTCTGATGGAGTTACAGACATACCGTTACCATGGCCACAGTATGAGTGACCCTGGAATAAG CTATCGTACTAGAGAAGAAATTCAAGAAGTGAGAAGCAAAAGTGATCCCATTACTTTGCTGAAGGACAGAATGGTCAACAATAACCTTGCTAGCATTGAAGAATTAAAG GAAATTGATGTGGCAGTAAGGAAGGAGATTGAGGAAGCTGCTCAGTTTGCTACCACTGACCCAGAGCCACCATTGGAAGAACTAGGCAACCACATCTACTGCAATGAGCCACCCTTTGAAGTGCGTGGCCCAAACCAGTGGATAAGGTACAAGTCTGTCAGCTAA